The sequence AAAGTGGAGCTACTTGAGATCCAAAGTAATCCGGACTTTCTCAAAGCCTTGCAAGAAATAAAAAAACCAATTGTCGTTGAGCGAGTGGAAACCGAGGAAGACCATCTTTGGGTTTTGGAACATGGAATCACGTTAGCTCAGGGATATTATTATGGCAGGCCAGAAAGATTGGTTGATAATACGCCAAGGCTATCTGTTGCGGATGGGGGATAAAAAAGGCCCAACCATGCGGTTTTGTTGGATTTAAAGTAACACGAAAGTAGCACGAATACAGCACCAAAGTAACACGAAACCGACACGCGATTAGCACGGAAACAACCCGAAAATATCACGATATCAACACTAAAATATCACGTAATTAGCACAAAAGCGGCCCAAAATCAACACGAAAGATAGGTGTGAAAACAGGGCGAAGGAGGGATTTATTTTGAATACTATTGCTGAAAATGCAAGTGGATTGATTTTTGCTGGAGCAGACATTGGCTTCGGTCACGTCAAGGTGGATGCAGATATGCCGGAAGGAAACCAGAAGTTTACCCTTCAATCCACTGTAGCGACCGGAAGGGATCGTAGTTTTAAAAAATGGCAGGAAAAAGGAAAGCTGGATATTACAAAAAACGACTTGGAAAACCAGCTTAGAGTTATGGATGTCGAAATCTACAGCCACCGAGACGAGGTCAGTCGCCATTATTTTTTAGGCTCATTGGCGGTCCTGGAAGGGAGCGACTCGCGGTTATGCTGGGATGATGATAAGTCTTCTGACGAAGATTCAATCGCATTACTCGTTGCAAGCCTAGCTGCAGCCCAAACCGAAAGAATGGGAGGTGTTGATTCTAGGGTAAGTATCTATGTTGGGACTGGTTTGCCGCTTGATAAATTTTTTACCCATAAAGACAGTTACGAGCGAAATATTAAGGGGACATATACTGTAACGTTTAAGTCCGGTCCCTGGGAAAAAGTGAAGTGCACCCTTAACATCATTAAATGCCGCGTATTTCCCCAAGCCTGGGGGATATTTTTAGATATGACCCAAGATCAATACGGCCAGTCCATCAATGCTTATCTTACCGAAGGCAATGTGCTGCTTATTGATCCGGGTTTCCGAACCACAGATTACGCTTTATTTAAAGATGGAGAATTCGTGGATGCTTACGCGGGAACGCTGGAAATTGGGGTGGCTTGGGCTTATGGGCAAATTTGTTCTAAATTGGCCGAGAAGGGTATTGTCATTGACGAAAAGGTGTTTGACACCTACCTGCGGTATAAGGATGGACTTTACGGCATATCCGGTGGAAAGGCTATTGACCTTAAACCGTTGGGAGAATCGGCCTTTGCACTCTTGGGAAAAAAACTTAGTGAGGAACTTAAGCTCAGGTTAAAGGATGAATGGAAAGTCATCCATAGGACCCTTGTCGGCGGCGGTGGAGGGGCTGGGGCATTTGAACATATGAAGCTAGAAAATAAAGAACTAGCTAAAAACCCTCAATTTGGCAATGCCAGTGGCTTCAGAAAGGCTAGCGAAAGCTCAGTCAAAAGGGCTATGAGAAAAAATGGCTAAAAATGAGCAAAAGCGTATCAACACCTACTTTGGGCGTTCAGTCGAAGACCAAATGCTCTGGGAGTACCTCCAAGAGCACCATACAAACGATATGGCCACCTGGTTAAAATATTATGCCAGAATAGGAATTATGAACACTTATAAATCCGGGAGAACACGGCTTGTCGCTCCCAATGTACCAAGTTTGCCAGTGAAGCCCCAGCCGATAAGTCCTCAGGTCCAGTCTCCAGAAGAAGGGGAAGGTGAGCTGTTAAGTCCGGTAGTAAAAACAAAGACAATATCAATTACAAAGGATTCAGCTATTGTAGATGTTGATGCAGGAGAAATCACTGTCGTTGAGACACCGACTATGGGAAAGCGGCCAGCTTCTTCTGCTACCCGAGCAGAAAGCGCTGATTTAACGGATCAAAATGATGCATTGGACATCCTTAATGATCTTGATATTGTAATTGGCGAAGTGGATACAGCCAAAAACCTTGAGCAAAGGCTAAGCCGCTTTATACCAGTTGAAGAGGATGAGGATGTCCTTAAACTAATAAGAAAAGAAGGAAATCCTGACTAATACCGAACAAATGACCATTCTTTTGGTGGCAGAATAAGAAATTCGGCTAGGGTTAATTTCCTAGCCGTTTTGTTTTGCCTGTTTGACAGTAGAAGGAAGGGGGAGAAAACATTGTTTAACGATGATGTATTAACCATCATTAAAGAACATGAAAACGAGATAGACCTGCTTCAACAAAAACTTTTTATGACTCAGGCAGCACTAAATGAAGCTTATCAGCGACAATGGGCTGAAATGAATCAGCTCATAAAAAATGGCTTATGGACGGAAAAAGCTGTGTACAAGGGGGACAGCTATGGGCTGAAGGTTGGCCGCGAAGCCTATGTTTTTCAGC comes from Desulfitobacterium chlororespirans DSM 11544 and encodes:
- a CDS encoding ParM/StbA family protein translates to MNTIAENASGLIFAGADIGFGHVKVDADMPEGNQKFTLQSTVATGRDRSFKKWQEKGKLDITKNDLENQLRVMDVEIYSHRDEVSRHYFLGSLAVLEGSDSRLCWDDDKSSDEDSIALLVASLAAAQTERMGGVDSRVSIYVGTGLPLDKFFTHKDSYERNIKGTYTVTFKSGPWEKVKCTLNIIKCRVFPQAWGIFLDMTQDQYGQSINAYLTEGNVLLIDPGFRTTDYALFKDGEFVDAYAGTLEIGVAWAYGQICSKLAEKGIVIDEKVFDTYLRYKDGLYGISGGKAIDLKPLGESAFALLGKKLSEELKLRLKDEWKVIHRTLVGGGGGAGAFEHMKLENKELAKNPQFGNASGFRKASESSVKRAMRKNG